In one window of Streptomyces griseus subsp. griseus DNA:
- a CDS encoding methyltransferase domain-containing protein, whose translation MHRSAYEQMELCIKEYLPVEGPGQGQRQVPAEGAADGPSPAHGTYRVVDLGSRISGKQTRTHRALLARHSIDYFGVDVQDGPNVDAVMKKPYRIPARSNSADVVLSGQAFEHIPFFWASMLEIARVLKPGGHAFITAPSRGHVHDAQDCWRYYPDGFRALAAHSRLELREAYTDFPPRKGIWHDYRAIDKKAAYWGDSVGVFRKPQRYPRLTMFAVRELAVWWANRVGGVDSVPLPEPVAGRERCGRPKDLPAQTPALEQNPPRSMAG comes from the coding sequence ATGCACCGGTCCGCCTACGAACAGATGGAACTCTGCATCAAGGAGTACCTGCCCGTCGAAGGGCCGGGGCAAGGGCAGCGGCAAGTGCCGGCGGAAGGGGCTGCCGACGGGCCCTCGCCGGCCCACGGCACCTACCGGGTCGTCGACCTCGGCTCCCGTATCTCCGGCAAGCAGACCCGCACCCACCGGGCGCTCCTCGCCAGGCACTCCATCGACTACTTCGGCGTCGATGTGCAGGACGGTCCCAACGTGGACGCGGTCATGAAGAAGCCGTACCGCATCCCCGCCCGCTCCAACAGCGCCGATGTCGTGCTCTCCGGGCAGGCGTTCGAGCACATCCCGTTCTTCTGGGCCTCCATGCTGGAGATCGCCCGCGTGCTGAAGCCGGGCGGCCATGCCTTCATCACCGCACCCTCGCGCGGCCATGTCCACGATGCGCAGGACTGCTGGCGCTACTACCCGGACGGGTTCCGGGCCCTCGCCGCTCACTCCCGGCTCGAACTCCGCGAGGCCTACACGGACTTCCCGCCGCGGAAGGGCATCTGGCACGACTACCGGGCCATCGACAAGAAGGCCGCCTACTGGGGCGACTCCGTCGGCGTCTTCCGCAAGCCGCAGCGCTACCCCCGGCTGACGATGTTCGCCGTAAGGGAGTTGGCGGTCTGGTGGGCGAACCGGGTCGGCGGTGTCGACTCCGTCCCGCTGCCCGAGCCCGTCGCGGGGCGCGAGCGGTGCGGGCGCCCGAAGGACCTGCCCGCGCAGACCCCCGCACTCGAACAGAATCCGCCCCGATCAATGGCAGGTTGA
- a CDS encoding CDP-glycerol glycerophosphotransferase family protein — translation MKRFVRRQVMRAAYRTDLHRPLDPNLAVYGAYWNRGVACNPAAIHAKARQLAPHITGVWAVSSRHRDRMPPGVPYVIEGSRPYWRAMATATYLVNNSSFPGGFTKRPGQRYLQTHHGTPLKTMGLDQRAYPALARKADFAKILAHVGQWDFSLSANPHSTDVWDRVYPAPSDGPAYQHLDLGYPRNDVYFTATAEDIAKIRAELGIGEGQVALLYAPTHRDYREGFAPDLDPEHLTRELGERYVVLVRAHYFYGRSAGIQDPTGTGRVLDVTAHPRIEELCLAADALITDYSSLTFDYACLDRPIVVHAPDWDAYRTTRGTYFDLLSGRLGDTPGTVTTTSDELVEAFRTGEWRSPASAALRTAFRERFCPYDDGHAAERVVRRFFGVPFAPRGR, via the coding sequence ATGAAGCGGTTCGTCCGCAGGCAGGTCATGCGGGCCGCCTACCGCACCGACCTCCACCGCCCCCTCGACCCGAACCTCGCGGTCTACGGGGCCTACTGGAACCGGGGCGTCGCCTGCAACCCCGCCGCCATCCACGCCAAGGCGCGCCAACTCGCCCCGCACATCACGGGCGTGTGGGCCGTCTCCTCCCGGCACCGCGACCGGATGCCCCCGGGTGTGCCGTACGTCATCGAGGGCTCGCGCCCCTACTGGCGGGCGATGGCCACCGCCACGTACCTGGTCAACAACTCCAGCTTCCCCGGCGGCTTCACCAAGCGCCCCGGTCAGCGCTACCTCCAGACCCACCACGGCACCCCGCTCAAGACGATGGGCCTGGACCAGCGCGCCTACCCCGCCCTCGCCCGGAAGGCGGACTTCGCCAAAATCCTTGCGCACGTGGGCCAGTGGGACTTCAGCCTCTCCGCCAACCCGCACAGCACCGATGTCTGGGACCGCGTCTACCCGGCCCCCTCGGACGGACCGGCCTACCAGCACCTCGACCTCGGCTACCCCCGTAACGACGTCTACTTCACCGCCACCGCCGAGGACATCGCGAAGATCCGTGCCGAACTCGGCATCGGCGAAGGGCAGGTCGCCCTCCTCTACGCCCCGACCCACCGCGACTACCGCGAGGGCTTCGCACCCGATCTCGACCCGGAGCACCTGACCCGTGAACTCGGTGAGCGGTACGTGGTGTTGGTGCGCGCCCACTACTTCTACGGCCGGTCCGCAGGCATCCAGGACCCGACCGGCACCGGCCGGGTCCTGGACGTCACCGCACACCCCCGGATCGAAGAACTCTGCCTGGCCGCCGACGCTTTGATCACCGACTACTCGTCCCTGACCTTCGACTACGCCTGCCTGGACCGCCCGATCGTCGTCCACGCCCCCGACTGGGACGCCTACCGGACCACCCGCGGGACCTACTTCGACCTGCTCTCCGGCCGGCTCGGCGACACCCCGGGCACCGTCACCACCACCTCCGACGAGCTGGTCGAGGCGTTCCGTACGGGGGAGTGGCGCTCACCCGCGTCGGCCGCGCTGCGCACCGCGTTCCGGGAGCGGTTCTGCCCGTACGACGACGGGCACGCGGCGGAACGGGTCGTACGGCGGTTCTTCGGCGTCCCCTTTGCCCCACGCGGTCGTTGA
- a CDS encoding CDP-glycerol glycerophosphotransferase family protein, with product MKPPLLSVVIPVHNVEDYLEDCLRSVAEQTLAAIEVVMVDDGSTDGSAAIAEAFAARDSRFRLVRQRNGGLSAARNTGVRHTTPAVPYLAFADSDDFVVHDAYERMVASLESTGSDLVTGNVWRLTERGRQQAWQYRWLTATRSRTHITRDPRLLADRVAWNKVFRRSFWDGHAFAFPEGKLYEDTPVMIPAHHLAGSVDVLHEHVYYWRVREGSITRRRTDVTGVRDRIDASEQVSAFLGERQAGPEQRRAYDVSCLRDDFGYFLDGLPMGGEAYRAAFLEGAGAFVDRAGDGVLAGLPVELRIKWQLVRERRLEELLAVLAFERANGVGTFAVEGLPGRRRAVYPGVRGASARLARTDVPAVARLVEARWGADGKLRLRGYAYLRNLPAGSARQQMKVGMVRAEGGRRVRAVPVRTVPVPEATVNSGQELHGYDHAGFEMVLDPDRLPAAGDGGGGWLVGLVVAAHGTVRRVAVRALDAGADQPLVHDLGDGRRAVLDHRGGRLRVRVARLGAVVEGVGGAEGFGGPEGGGGPERGSRPDGGDRPEESGGPEGGALELSGRYFEGAAAAALVLMRDGERERSFPVECGAAGEGEGRGTAFTVRVPLDGLAAVPPAPHRAPPEVRAEGGARWRTRLLLADGTRTPLPAAPDLPPPACADAAGELVVDLGGLPVADEVERLGDGSLRVRGTYGGASAAPGTYGMASPAPGTDGVPPTAPGTYAPALSGAYLPAAAATAPGTGARLLLRHETLHETLPATEVTVVTEATVGARPTGRFSVRIAPPLPEGRWGLHLDGHPVRVLASLAARLPCGDSALALERRDGDRLTVLAAPALPVAERSAYSRRLLRDAHHGAGRTTLPLLDTVLYAGGAGGDSPRAVHAELIRRGVAAEHLWVTGTAPGRATRVPPGARAVPVHSTAWYEALARARWIVTDGQLPVWFERRPGQTVVQTWHGTPLGRFGTGLTETLYADHQHLATLAHRSAQWSVLVSPSRFATPLLRRSLAYDGEVLEAGSPANDVLCAPDRDKTAEEIRRTLGVPEDHRVVLYAPTYRDHLAHPPSAAPHSPDRTAPGPYRWDPALDLPALARSLGPGHTVLVRRHPRVTGSIAEGPGVLDVSRHPGAAELLLIADVLVTDYAGLMFDFALTGRPMLFHTYDLEHYRDTVRGFCLDFETRAPGPLLVTTDEVVQALRGLGALAARHADAYESFRHDHCDLDDGGAAGRVADRLLADLAQRSADVPRKSGGREGRPRARNS from the coding sequence ATGAAGCCACCGCTCCTCAGCGTCGTCATCCCCGTCCACAACGTCGAGGACTACCTGGAGGACTGCCTGCGATCGGTGGCGGAGCAGACCCTCGCCGCGATCGAGGTGGTGATGGTCGACGACGGTTCCACGGACGGCAGCGCGGCGATCGCGGAGGCGTTCGCCGCCCGGGACAGCCGCTTCCGGCTGGTGCGGCAGCGGAACGGCGGCCTGAGCGCGGCCCGCAACACCGGTGTCCGGCACACCACTCCGGCGGTCCCCTACCTGGCGTTCGCGGACAGCGACGACTTCGTCGTGCACGACGCGTACGAGCGGATGGTGGCCTCGCTGGAGTCGACCGGCTCCGATCTGGTGACCGGCAATGTGTGGCGGCTCACCGAGCGGGGGCGGCAGCAGGCCTGGCAGTACCGCTGGCTGACCGCCACGCGTTCCCGCACCCACATCACCCGGGACCCGCGCCTGCTGGCGGACCGGGTGGCGTGGAACAAGGTGTTCCGGCGCTCCTTCTGGGACGGGCACGCCTTCGCCTTCCCCGAGGGGAAGCTGTACGAGGACACGCCGGTGATGATCCCCGCGCACCATCTGGCCGGGTCCGTGGACGTCCTGCACGAGCACGTCTACTACTGGCGGGTGCGGGAGGGGTCGATCACCCGGCGGCGGACGGATGTCACCGGCGTACGGGACCGGATCGACGCGTCCGAGCAGGTCAGCGCCTTCCTGGGCGAGCGGCAGGCGGGCCCGGAGCAGCGGCGGGCGTACGACGTGTCCTGTCTGCGCGACGACTTCGGGTACTTCCTGGACGGGTTGCCGATGGGCGGCGAGGCCTACCGGGCGGCGTTCCTGGAGGGGGCCGGGGCGTTCGTGGACCGGGCGGGGGACGGGGTGCTGGCGGGGCTGCCGGTGGAGCTGCGCATCAAGTGGCAGCTGGTGCGGGAGCGGCGGCTTGAGGAGCTGCTGGCCGTCCTCGCCTTCGAACGGGCCAACGGGGTGGGGACGTTCGCGGTGGAGGGGCTGCCCGGACGGCGGAGGGCGGTCTACCCCGGCGTGCGCGGCGCGAGCGCCCGGCTCGCGCGCACCGACGTACCGGCGGTCGCACGGCTCGTGGAGGCGCGGTGGGGCGCGGACGGGAAGCTCCGGCTGCGCGGGTATGCCTATCTGCGCAACCTTCCGGCCGGGTCGGCGCGGCAGCAGATGAAGGTGGGGATGGTCCGGGCGGAGGGGGGCCGTCGGGTGCGGGCCGTGCCGGTGCGGACGGTGCCGGTGCCCGAGGCGACGGTGAACTCCGGTCAGGAGCTGCACGGTTACGACCACGCGGGCTTCGAGATGGTCCTCGACCCGGACCGGCTGCCCGCCGCAGGGGACGGCGGTGGCGGCTGGCTGGTCGGGCTGGTCGTCGCGGCGCACGGGACGGTACGGCGGGTGGCGGTGCGCGCCCTGGACGCGGGCGCGGACCAGCCGCTGGTGCACGACCTGGGGGACGGACGGCGGGCGGTACTGGACCACCGGGGCGGTCGGCTGCGCGTGAGGGTGGCACGGCTGGGTGCGGTGGTGGAGGGGGTCGGCGGTGCGGAGGGGTTCGGCGGTCCGGAAGGGGGCGGCGGTCCGGAGAGGGGCAGCCGTCCGGACGGGGGCGACCGTCCGGAGGAGAGCGGCGGTCCGGAAGGAGGCGCGCTGGAGTTGTCGGGGCGGTACTTCGAGGGCGCCGCGGCTGCGGCCCTTGTGCTGATGCGCGACGGGGAGAGGGAGCGTTCGTTCCCGGTGGAGTGCGGGGCGGCTGGGGAGGGTGAGGGCCGTGGGACGGCTTTCACGGTACGTGTCCCTCTCGACGGTCTCGCCGCCGTACCGCCCGCCCCGCACCGGGCCCCGCCCGAGGTCAGGGCGGAGGGCGGCGCGCGGTGGCGGACCCGGCTGCTGCTCGCGGACGGCACCCGCACCCCGCTGCCCGCCGCGCCGGACCTGCCGCCGCCCGCGTGTGCGGACGCGGCGGGGGAGCTGGTGGTGGACCTGGGCGGGCTGCCGGTGGCGGACGAGGTGGAGCGGCTGGGGGACGGTTCGCTACGGGTCCGGGGGACGTACGGAGGGGCCTCCGCAGCCCCGGGGACGTACGGAATGGCCTCTCCGGCTCCGGGAACGGACGGAGTGCCCCCCACGGCTCCGGGGACGTACGCGCCGGCGCTTTCGGGAGCGTACCTACCGGCGGCCGCGGCAACAGCCCCCGGCACCGGCGCACGCCTTCTCCTCCGCCACGAGACCCTGCACGAGACGCTCCCCGCCACCGAGGTCACCGTCGTCACCGAGGCCACCGTCGGGGCCCGCCCCACCGGCCGCTTCTCCGTGCGGATCGCCCCGCCCCTCCCCGAAGGCCGCTGGGGTCTCCACCTCGACGGTCACCCCGTCCGCGTCCTCGCCTCCCTCGCCGCTCGCCTCCCCTGCGGCGACTCCGCCCTCGCCCTGGAGCGGCGCGACGGCGACCGGCTGACCGTCCTGGCGGCTCCGGCGCTCCCGGTCGCCGAGCGGAGCGCGTACAGCAGGCGGCTTCTGCGCGACGCGCACCACGGCGCCGGGCGCACCACCCTCCCGCTCCTGGACACCGTCCTCTACGCGGGCGGCGCGGGCGGCGACTCCCCGCGCGCCGTGCACGCCGAGCTCATCCGCCGGGGCGTGGCGGCCGAGCACCTGTGGGTGACCGGGACCGCCCCCGGCCGTGCGACCCGTGTCCCGCCCGGTGCGCGGGCCGTCCCCGTGCACAGCACCGCCTGGTACGAGGCGCTGGCCCGCGCCCGGTGGATCGTCACGGACGGGCAGCTGCCGGTGTGGTTCGAGCGGCGCCCCGGGCAGACCGTCGTCCAGACCTGGCACGGCACCCCGCTCGGCCGCTTCGGCACCGGCCTGACGGAGACCCTCTACGCTGACCACCAGCATCTCGCCACCCTGGCCCACCGATCGGCCCAGTGGTCGGTACTGGTCTCCCCGAGCCGCTTCGCCACCCCGTTGCTGCGCAGGTCACTGGCGTACGACGGGGAGGTGCTGGAGGCCGGATCGCCCGCCAACGACGTGCTGTGCGCGCCCGACCGGGACAAGACCGCCGAAGAGATCCGGCGCACGCTGGGCGTACCGGAGGACCACCGCGTCGTCCTGTACGCGCCGACCTACCGCGACCACCTGGCCCACCCCCCGTCCGCCGCCCCCCACTCCCCCGACCGCACGGCCCCCGGCCCGTACCGCTGGGATCCGGCGCTGGACCTGCCCGCGCTCGCGCGCTCGCTGGGCCCCGGCCACACGGTGCTGGTGCGCCGGCACCCCCGGGTCACGGGCAGCATCGCGGAAGGGCCCGGCGTCCTCGACGTCTCCCGCCACCCGGGCGCGGCCGAACTGCTGCTGATCGCGGATGTGCTGGTCACCGACTATGCGGGACTGATGTTCGACTTCGCGCTGACGGGCCGGCCGATGCTCTTCCACACATACGACCTGGAGCACTACCGCGACACCGTGCGCGGCTTCTGCCTGGACTTCGAGACCCGGGCGCCCGGGCCGCTGCTGGTCACGACGGACGAGGTGGTGCAGGCCCTGCGCGGCCTCGGGGCGCTGGCGGCCCGGCACGCCGACGCGTACGAGAGCTTCCGCCACGACCACTGCGACCTGGACGACGGCGGGGCGGCGGGGCGGGTGGCGGACCGGCTGCTGGCGGACCTCGCACAGCGCTCTGCGGACGTCCCCCGGAAGAGTGGCGGGCGGGAGGGACGGCCCCGCGCACGGAACTCATGA
- a CDS encoding TetR/AcrR family transcriptional regulator, translating into MTTERGTRRRAPAGAAVLREDVTDAIRAAVFEELAAVGFARMSIEGIARRAGVGKTAVYRRWKSKLALVLDLVAAVAAQGMPAPATGSLYGDVRAVLELAAYALRHPVASQVIPDLLVEAARNPEISEAIKAALLDQQQGVAAVVVREAVARGELPEGSDPDRALDLIVGPLYWRLVVVRGELPKGYLDDLAASAVAALRNGA; encoded by the coding sequence ATGACCACCGAACGGGGAACCCGCCGCCGCGCCCCCGCAGGCGCCGCCGTCCTGCGCGAGGACGTCACCGACGCCATCCGCGCGGCCGTCTTCGAGGAGCTGGCCGCGGTGGGGTTCGCCCGGATGTCCATCGAGGGCATCGCGCGGCGCGCCGGGGTCGGAAAGACGGCCGTCTACCGCCGCTGGAAGTCCAAGCTGGCCCTGGTCCTCGACCTGGTCGCGGCCGTCGCCGCACAGGGGATGCCCGCCCCGGCCACCGGTTCGCTCTACGGGGATGTGCGCGCCGTGCTCGAACTCGCCGCCTACGCCCTGCGCCACCCGGTCGCCTCGCAGGTCATCCCGGACCTGCTGGTGGAGGCCGCCCGCAACCCGGAGATCTCCGAGGCGATCAAGGCCGCCCTCCTCGACCAGCAGCAGGGCGTCGCCGCCGTGGTGGTGCGGGAGGCGGTGGCCCGGGGGGAGCTGCCGGAGGGGAGCGACCCGGACCGGGCCCTCGACCTGATCGTGGGGCCGCTGTACTGGCGGCTCGTCGTCGTCCGGGGCGAGCTGCCCAAGGGGTACCTGGACGACCTGGCCGCCTCAGCGGTCGCCGCGCTGCGCAACGGCGCCTGA
- a CDS encoding ABC transporter permease: protein MASPVQDTPATEPAAPVYAPGELAALAARHGLTVSGARPTLPAYLRQLWGRRHFIAAFATAKLTAQYSQAKLGQIWQIMTPLLNATVYYFIFGVLMDTKRGVEDFVPFLVTGVFIWTFTSSSITAGTRAISGNIGLVRALHFPRASLPVALALQQLQQLLFSLGALTLILLAFGQYPRPSWLLAIPALALQAVFNTGVSMAVARLTAKTPDIAQLTPFVLRTWMYSSGVMWSLDHLLAGDRVPHAVMVLLEYNPAALFINLMRFALIDSYGAAQLPAHVWAAAAGWALLCGVAGFVYFWKAEETYGRG from the coding sequence GTGGCCTCTCCCGTCCAGGACACCCCGGCCACCGAGCCCGCGGCGCCGGTATACGCGCCCGGTGAGCTGGCCGCCCTGGCCGCCCGGCACGGGCTGACGGTCAGCGGTGCCCGGCCGACGCTGCCCGCGTACCTCCGGCAGCTCTGGGGGCGGCGGCACTTCATCGCCGCGTTCGCGACGGCCAAGCTGACGGCCCAGTACAGCCAGGCGAAGCTCGGCCAGATCTGGCAGATCATGACGCCGCTGCTCAACGCGACGGTCTACTACTTCATCTTCGGCGTCCTGATGGACACCAAGCGCGGGGTGGAGGACTTCGTTCCGTTCCTGGTCACCGGGGTCTTCATCTGGACCTTCACCAGCAGCTCCATCACCGCGGGCACCCGGGCGATCAGCGGCAACATCGGCCTGGTGCGGGCCCTGCACTTCCCGCGCGCCTCGCTGCCGGTGGCGCTGGCGCTCCAGCAGCTCCAGCAGCTCCTGTTCTCGCTGGGCGCGCTGACCCTGATCCTGCTGGCGTTCGGCCAGTACCCGCGCCCCTCCTGGCTGCTGGCGATCCCGGCGCTCGCCCTCCAGGCGGTGTTCAACACGGGCGTGTCGATGGCCGTGGCCCGGCTGACGGCGAAGACCCCGGACATCGCGCAGCTGACGCCGTTCGTGCTGCGGACCTGGATGTACTCCTCCGGCGTGATGTGGAGCCTGGACCATCTGCTGGCGGGCGACCGGGTGCCGCACGCGGTGATGGTGCTGCTGGAGTACAACCCGGCGGCGCTCTTCATCAACCTCATGCGGTTCGCGCTCATCGACAGCTACGGCGCCGCGCAGCTGCCGGCGCACGTGTGGGCGGCGGCGGCCGGGTGGGCGCTGCTGTGCGGGGTGGCGGGATTCGTGTACTTCTGGAAGGCGGAGGAGACGTACGGACGTGGCTGA
- a CDS encoding ABC transporter ATP-binding protein has protein sequence MADLKDISKDASADDRVPTVVVDDVHITYTVNGARTGKGSATSALSRLTSRRRTPGARQVHAVKGVSFAAYKGEAIGLIGSNGSGKSTLLKAIAGLLPPSSGKVHTQGQPSLLGVNAALMGDLTGERNVVLGGLAMGMTRDQVRERYDDIVEFSGINEKGDFITLPMRTYSSGMGARLRFSIAAAKSHDVLLIDEALSTGDAKFRRRSTDRIQQLRAEAGTVFLVSHSNKSITETCDRALWLEAGTLRMDGPAKEVVAAYEKFTTSK, from the coding sequence GTGGCTGACCTCAAGGACATCTCCAAGGACGCCTCCGCGGACGACCGCGTCCCGACGGTCGTGGTGGACGACGTCCACATCACGTACACCGTCAACGGCGCGCGGACCGGCAAGGGCAGCGCGACCTCCGCGCTCAGCCGCCTCACCTCGCGCCGCCGCACCCCCGGCGCACGCCAGGTGCACGCCGTGAAGGGGGTCAGCTTCGCCGCGTACAAGGGCGAGGCGATCGGCCTGATCGGCTCCAACGGCTCCGGCAAGTCGACCCTGCTCAAGGCCATCGCAGGCCTGCTCCCGCCCTCCAGCGGCAAGGTCCACACCCAGGGCCAGCCCTCACTGCTCGGGGTGAACGCGGCCCTGATGGGCGACCTGACCGGCGAGCGCAACGTGGTGCTGGGCGGACTGGCGATGGGCATGACGCGCGACCAGGTCCGCGAACGCTACGACGACATCGTCGAGTTCTCCGGCATCAACGAGAAGGGCGACTTCATCACCCTGCCGATGCGGACATACTCCTCCGGCATGGGCGCCCGGCTCCGCTTCTCCATCGCGGCCGCCAAGAGCCACGACGTCCTCCTGATCGACGAGGCGCTCTCCACGGGCGACGCGAAGTTCCGCCGCCGCAGCACGGACCGCATCCAGCAGCTCCGCGCCGAGGCGGGCACGGTCTTCCTGGTCAGCCACAGCAACAAGTCCATCACCGAAACCTGCGACCGGGCCCTGTGGCTGGAGGCGGGCACGCTGAGGATGGACGGCCCGGCGAAGGAAGTGGTGGCGGCCTACGAGAAGTTCACCACATCCAAGTGA